AGCTGCCCCCGGAGAGTTTCCTGCCGAGTCAAACTGAGCCACGCCCAAGCCACGCAGCATGACCTCATCTGCCAAGGCTTCACTGGAGCACACCAAAAACGTCAGAAGATGGGCAAATCTCGAGCACAACACGTCATTCGCGCGACGCCACGCTCTGCCATTCTTGCCCATCACCACCCAATCTGCCATGACAAGAAGCTCTCGAACCGGGAATCCAGCCATtcagcgtcgtcgtcatcggaGGGATCCTCGCTCCACCTGCTGTTCTTTCACACCCACTCGCTGCTCGTGTGAATGCATTTGGTTGGTCGACGACGCTCTTGGAAGGGTTCAAGCCGGACTTGATGACTGCCGACCAAGAGCGAATGCGCTATTCCGTGGGCTTGTCCTGACGTATCGACTTTTCTTGTCCGGTagggctgggctggcctCGTTTCCTTGAATGGGCTGGGCCACCTGACAGAGTTCCGTCATTGCTACAGTGAAGTCACTGCCATCATGCCGAAGCTGCCGTCTTCTTAAAGTGCTACCTTCGCTCCTCATTGTTGCTAATCATCTAGATTTCTCTTTCCTCAACCCCGACCTGAATCTTGCAGTGCTCGCCTCCGGAGCTCCAATCTCACTCTAGACAAGCTTAATTCCTACACCTAAAGCCCGACAAAAACCGTCGCCATGTCTATGGGAATCATCACCATTATCCACGCCGTCCTGGCGATTTTCCTCATCATTGAGCTTGGTCTGACGGCATATGGTAAGTCCGCATTGTGGGctccctcaccaccatcaccacgcTAACTCTTGCCCAGTTGTCGACATCAGCAACCCTCGTGGCTGGGGCGATACCCCTTCGTCGTTTGCCTTTATGCTCTTCAACTCGGTCTggtccatcatcatcctgtTCTACCTGGCTCTGACGCCCCTCTTCGCCTCCCGCCTCTACCACAGCGTCGCcgcccttggcctgctcgccatcaccaccatcttctgGTTTGCCGgctccatcgccatggctgccaagaTTGGCGTCCCCGACTGCCACGGCTGGACCCCCTGCCAGTCCGCCCAGGCTGCCGTCGcctttggcttcttcatctgggcCATCTTTACTGGCTTGACTGTCATGGAGGGCTTGGCTTACATGCGATCCCGGGGTCATGCGGCCCATGCGGACACCACCAAGCCCGCCATGAACCATTACGGTGCTTAAGCGATGTGTGAGAAGAAGCAATTTGGTGTCACAGAATGACGGTGGTAATGGTTTCCTACGCCTACTCGTCTCTTGTATGATTTTTGAACGTTATGCGAAACGGCCGGAAGATACCCTTCAGGACTGACGAACGCGTTGGAACGCGTCAACATTTATTTGGGTGTTTCTTGTGTATTGCGCAATGGTAGATTGCCGTCAGTCTGTTAATAAAAGATGAATCACTTTTCTCAATTGTTATCTCTTGTGTGAATGGGCTGCTGTCTCACAAGTGAATGGGTGTAAGCCAGTGGCATTGGTGGCTTGGTCTTTGCATTGATTCACACAATGCGTGTGACGTCGCCATGGATAAGCGTAGTGTTTCGTTGACGTTTCTGAATTAATTACCGAGGTCACTCACTACCTGGCCAAGACATGTCTTTGACTATTTTACCAAGTGCGTGTTGGCTGAACTGATAATCAGCAACTTGtgcttgttcttgttgcGATGATGTAATTTGGGGCCATGCGCCAGATGATCACCCACCCACTTCGTGGTTAACGGCGTGGCCCGGACACTTCCATCTCGATTGTCAATATCGCAAAGCTCCGTCTCAGGAATCTAGAACAATCACTTTTGGCTGTCAAAGAAAAGGCATAGGAAATTATTACTATCAGTATCAGCACTTCGATAGGTTCAATGCTGCGCCGCTCATCACATGCACCAAGTCAGACTTGGACCCCTACCGCGCCGCGCGGTGGCTGATTCACATTGGAGGAGATCAATGCCGCACATTATCCCGAAGTTGACTCTCCTCCTTAATGATCTTCGAGATGGTTATTCCGTGTCTCAATTATTGAACCTTCGTTCTGGCCCGCGGTCTGATGGGAGACTTGTGTCTAGCGAGTGCAAGCGTCCTGATAAGCACCGTTCGGTCCCCGCGGGCTAGACCCTGGAGGCCCCCAGACATGGGGGGCTCTTAGTGATTTGTGTCGCTCATGACAAACCGCAACGGGTGAGCATCTCGCTCCACTTGACATTCTCCCCGTTATCTGTTGATCGCTCACTTCCCCAAGATTCGAAAAAGAAAGGCGGGCCACCCACTCAGGGGGCTCACGCTCTCCGGTTCGGCACGATGCTACCATCCCGTCGCGTTAGCCCAATTTGAGAATTACCTTTTGGTGATACTGTTCGCTGCTCTTTATATGAGCCCGTCTCATTCAAGGGTAATCGTAGTAGTGCTGTCATCCTTATCAGTAGGCCGGCACAGAGATATCGCAAAGTTCCGGGATGCTTCCAGGGTCTGAGGCAGACCATCCTTATCAACGGAGATGGTCATTCTTTTTTGCCAGGTCAACATGGAGAGATGGGATAGAACCGTAAGGGTTCTATCTAAATGGCGAGCATGTCCTTGTCCTGGGCTGTGGATCTTTTCGTCTGGAATCATCCTGACCTTGACAAGTCCCACTGCTTCTTCACCTGGCGATGTGAGGGTGAAACTTGGACTACAACACCAAAGCTCACTCTCTAGTCAAAGCTCCCGAGCTTGATTTTCGATCGACATTGAAGTAGACCAGCCTTGACTTTATTCACGATACATCGTGCCTAGGAGAGTAGGGTCCCTTGACAGTCtggcatcaacaccctccAGACCCGGCCCTCCGGCACAGAAACAAGCTTCGGCCCTGACCCCGAACGAAGCCAAAAAGCTACGACCAGAGTTTGCCTTTTGCGCTAACGAAAAAGCTGCGATCCTCGTGGGCTCAAGGGCTCTAACCAAGCTCCCGGTGTAGCGGGCGCAACTGACGTCGGGGCATCCAGTTAACGGCCTCGGATGTGCGCTCTTGCGCCCGGTGTATAAGAACTCTGGGGGGACCATCTAGGGCTCGACCGCGGTCCAGCAAAAGGCGTCTGACGGTGTTTTGCATCTTCAGAGTCAATTACCTGAGTCGAGCCAGTTGAATTGACTAATCTCCTAACTCCGTCCGATGCTGGTTCCTCTGGGCCAGTCTACTCATCGTCGTGGTCTGCATCTTGAACCTGTCTGACAACTTTCGACCTCTTTTTCCCCACGACAGCGAGCGTCATTCTTACCACTGAGCTCCAGAAAGGCTCTTTACATCTAATCGCCATTTTTAATGTTTGACGCGAAGCATTGCCATCATCTTATCTATGATCGATACCATCCGAAAACTACAACTATACCCTCGATCCGAATCGACGCCACACCAAAGACATGTCTGGACGGAGCGCGATCGCGCGCAAAAAGGTCACCGCGACCAAACAGAAACAAAATGAGAGCACCAGTCGTCCTCGATCTACAACCACGGTCTCCAGCAATGATGACCTTCTCCCCGACTTCCCGATGCCGCCTATGGGCACGAGCGCCTCTTACCCGAGGTATGCCAACCAGCTGCCGCAGATTCAAATTGGCGAGCCATCACCGGGAATCCGAGGAGGCTGGAACCCGCCGGAAAGCCCAATGATGAGGGGGGACACGAGGCGAGACGTACACATGAGCAATCTGATTACTTCATCAGATGCCTGGCCGCAGAGGAGAGCTACACTACCGGAGCCGAGGATAGAAGATGGAAGCGGCATCGAGAGGAGCGGACTACGGACGATTCTAGACAAGCGGAGCGACGATTTTCGAAAAGGATTGGCAAAGACGTTTGCCTTTCGCAAGAAGGATAAAGAGGGGGAAAGACGGGGGAGCAGTGATAGACCTCCAAGTGTCGCAAATACTTTACCAAGCACCACTTCAAGTCAAGAGGAGGGTCACACGAACGCCCAGTACTCTCCGATGATGATACAAACGGCGCCGACGCCGACACCATATgcgtcttctcatcatccccTACCTTCGCCGCCTAGTCCGCAGACATTACTGCCTCCCATCGGTCCACCACCGACGACGAAGCTGCCTGCGATCCCACAACCACCGTCCGCACCGGCGCCACAGATGAAGAGGTGGCTAGGCGGAGGACGTCCGGTTGGAAAGTGGAACAAACTCCGCAAGGATCCGGAGCTGTGGGATCCCAACGGGGATGTCCTCATCTTTCTCGGTCGCAAAGGCCAGAAGTTACCGAGCTTCCGTCTATCGTCACACATCATCGAGGGCACCGGGAGTCGCCCACTCATCACGATGTTGCGTGAAGGATCGACGGAAGAAGATATACCTCCACCTCTCTCACCAGGCGATGGATCTTACGGTGCAAATCTTGGTCGAGGTTTCGCCGATGAGCCACTTACACCACCCGCCTCTGAAGGCACCAGTATTGGGGATTTTGAAGGCCA
This genomic interval from Fusarium keratoplasticum isolate Fu6.1 chromosome 9, whole genome shotgun sequence contains the following:
- a CDS encoding MARVEL domain-containing protein — its product is MSMGIITIIHAVLAIFLIIELGLTAYVVDISNPRGWGDTPSSFAFMLFNSVWSIIILFYLALTPLFASRLYHSVAALGLLAITTIFWFAGSIAMAAKIGVPDCHGWTPCQSAQAAVAFGFFIWAIFTGLTVMEGLAYMRSRGHAAHADTTKPAMNHYGA